The following is a genomic window from Hymenobacter monticola.
CGGTGCCATCCAAATCGACTTGGCGCAGGCGGTAGTAGCTGGTACCGGGCAGCGGCTGTTCATCGGTGAAATCGTACACTTTCTGGGTTTGGGAGGAGCCGGCGGCCTCTACGGTGGCGAAGTCGCGGAAGGTTTTGCCGTCCATCGAGCGTTCTACCACGAAGTTGCGGCTGTTCTTTTCCGATGCTGTCACCCAGTGCAGGGCCACTTGTTTTTTGTCGGTGGCCGTGGCCGAGAAGATGACTAGTTCGACGGGCAGCGGCCTGGGGCAGGCTGTGACCAACGCATCGCAGGCCCGCTCGTTGGCGTTGGCACCGGCCACGGGGCCGGGGCAGCCGGTGGTGGCCTGCTGGGCGCACACGGTGGTCACGAGCGAGGCCGCGCAGTTATTGGCCAGCTTGTTCACCGCCCCGTTGCCGCCATACACGCAGCCCGTGATGCGCACGCTGCCGGTGCCGCAGAGGGTGTTGTTGGCCCCGCCGCCGGTCACGTCCACGTTGCCGTTAATTATCACGCGGCTGTTGTCGGTGATGTTGGAGTTCATGAGCACCAGGTTGCAATCGGTGGCCAGCGTGGTGGGGGCAGCAGCGTTGAGCGGAGCGTCGACGGTGACGGTGGCTTTGTTGACGGTAAGCTGCGCCACCCGTACGGTACTGCCGGGCGCCACCGTGAGCCGGGTACTGACCTGAGCGCCGGTGCCATCGCCGAGCCGCAAATCGGACCCACCTACCAAGGAGCCGCCGCCCAGCACGCTAATCGACCCATTTTTGCCTACTTGGTAGTTGACGTCGAGCGAGACGTTAAATCCCTCGATGATGATAATGTCATCGCTGCCGGGGGTGGGGGCACCGCCGCAGGTTGAGCTCCAGGTGCTGGCGCTGGAGAAGGAACCACTGTTAATGGCACGATAAGTACACTGGCTCTGCGCAAAGGCATTAATAGAAACAAGGCTATTAAATGTCATTGCTAATGTAAGGAGCGAAAAAATCTTTTTCATAGTAAAAACTGGATTATTGCGATAAAAAGCTGCAACCCTCCTTCTACAATGAAATGCAGAGAAAAATTCTCTAATTATATAATAAGTGTATAAAGTGCAAAATCTGGCTCGCTCACAATTAACATGGTGCTGTTATATAAAGCGGCCATGTTTCTGGCATCACACCCAAGCCAAACAAAATTGCAAAGCTGTTCATTTGGCCTTTCAAAGTCTAGCAACCACCTTATAAGACTTGGTTCTGCCCTGCCCGAGGCCGGTCAGGACCACGCCAGCACCACGGTGCCGGCTAAAATCAGTCCAGCACCCAGCGCGCCGCGCAGGGAAAGCGATTCACCTAAAAATGCCACGGCCAATATCAGCGCCAACGCCACGCTGAGTTTGTCGACGGGCGCCACCCGGCTCACGGGGCCCAACTTGAGGGCGCGGAAGTAGCACAGCCACGACGCCCCCGTGGCCAGCCCCGACAGCACCAGAAACAGCCAGGTGCGCTGCGTGAGGGCGGGCAGCCCAGCCGTGGCCCCGCGCGCGATGGCAATGCCCCAGGCCAGGAGGAGAATGACGACCGTGCGAATGGCAGTGGCGAGGTCGGAGTCGACCCCTTTGATGCCGATTTTGGCAAAGATGGCAGTGAGGGCGGCGAAGAAGGCGGAAAGCAGCGCGTAGGGAAGCCACATGGTGAGTGAGGGAGAGAAAGGGGAGTGGGGGAGGGAGGGAGAAGCCGAAAGCTGGATTCAACTCCAGCGACAGGGGGGGAAACCGGCTACGGAGGCGTTGGGATGGTCGATGTTCGTTGTCGGTTCGGGAAGCGAAAGCGTCATCTGGGATGAAAC
Proteins encoded in this region:
- a CDS encoding EamA family transporter; its protein translation is MWLPYALLSAFFAALTAIFAKIGIKGVDSDLATAIRTVVILLLAWGIAIARGATAGLPALTQRTWLFLVLSGLATGASWLCYFRALKLGPVSRVAPVDKLSVALALILAVAFLGESLSLRGALGAGLILAGTVVLAWS
- a CDS encoding T9SS type A sorting domain-containing protein gives rise to the protein MTFNSLVSINAFAQSQCTYRAINSGSFSSASTWSSTCGGAPTPGSDDIIIIEGFNVSLDVNYQVGKNGSISVLGGGSLVGGSDLRLGDGTGAQVSTRLTVAPGSTVRVAQLTVNKATVTVDAPLNAAAPTTLATDCNLVLMNSNITDNSRVIINGNVDVTGGGANNTLCGTGSVRITGCVYGGNGAVNKLANNCAASLVTTVCAQQATTGCPGPVAGANANERACDALVTACPRPLPVELVIFSATATDKKQVALHWVTASEKNSRNFVVERSMDGKTFRDFATVEAAGSSQTQKVYDFTDEQPLPGTSYYRLRQVDLDGTANYSSVRTVKLGSASSHTLAVYPGGTARQWTVLSTLPAEALVAPATVQVFDAVGRLQKATPVADASQTGRWALDLGSLPTGVYIVRLITVAGTFSQRIAQ